Proteins co-encoded in one Arachis hypogaea cultivar Tifrunner chromosome 11, arahy.Tifrunner.gnm2.J5K5, whole genome shotgun sequence genomic window:
- the LOC112719614 gene encoding uncharacterized protein isoform X3, with product MRIAIPTTTTTSMAGDERQTSYRVLADRCRTLEEEQAKLREQFRQLLQEKEEEEEEVVVADSTLRFLSGNFFSDSPYASVLKCMGHAVHVYRASSGEIIYWNRSAETLYGWKDYEIIGQRVAKFLVTEECYESLQNILERLITGVPWSGKFPFKKRSGEVFVAIVTKTPLYEDGELVGIITVSSDAAVFNSMDSENRRSYQPGNNGKAGGQRINFKRIQWPPRPLIASSVSNLASKILLNRHPDDAFSRNPTTDGDEEKHSIHETERHSSHQRSENITFREASEKAARVLAKLQTGGSEKCGKDDGSIKSNCTNDCSGSKRVNNEGDSSGGSVALTPRKDGANEEDREDPLLRLHCKFNPKKKEQEAINMVIEDEMKKQQEGLQLQSTRESTGSNGGSNGSSSSKGDNESNSIVKSEIHWENLQLREEIGQGSYAVVYHGIWNGSDVAVKVYFGNGYTEETLHDYKKEIDIMKRLRHPNVLLFMGAVYSQERLAIVTELLPRGSLFKILHRSNQPLDIRRLLRMALDVAKGMNYLHHRNPPIVHRDLKSSNLLVDKNWTVKVGDFGLSRLKDSTLLTSKGRGTPQWMAPEVLRNEPSNEKSDVYSFGVILWELMTQSIPWENLNSLQVVGVVGFMDRRLELPEGLDPQVASVIRDCWQSDPEQRPSFQELIQRMMFLVNKVNAVSIRRNSES from the exons ATGCGCATCGCAATTCCAACGACGACGACGACTTCCATGGCCGGCGACGAGAGACAAACTTCTTACCGTGTTCTGGCGGATCGGTGTCGGACACTGGAGGAGGAACAAGCCAAGCTCAGGGAACAGTTCCGCCAACTCTTGCaggagaaggaagaggaagaagaagaagtggtggtTGCAGATTCAACGCTGCGTTTTCTTTCGGGGAACTTCTTCTCGGATAGTCCGTACGCTAGCGTGTTGAAATGCATGGGACACGCCGTTCATGTCTACAGAGCTTCCTCCGGTGAGATCATATATTG GAATCGTTCAGCAGAAACACTGTATGGATGGAAAGACTATGAAATCATTGGTCAAAGAGTTGCTAAGTTCCTTGTTACCGAAGAGTGTTATGAATCTCTGCAGAATATTCTAGAAAGATTGATCACAGGAGTTCCATGGTCTGGAAAGTTTCCTTTCAAGAAGAGATCTGGTGAAGTATTCGTAGCAATAGTGACTAAAACTCCTCTTTATGAGGATGGCGAGCTTGTTGGTATTATCACTGTTTCTAGTGATGCCGCTGTATTTAACTCAATGGATTCAGAAAATAGAAGAAGTTACCAACCTGGTAACAATGGCAAAGCTGGAGGACAGAGGATAAATTTCAAAAGAATTCAGTGGCCTCCACGACCGTTGATTGCATCATCTGTCTCTAATCTG GCATCAAAGATTCTCCTAAATCGGCATCCGGATGATGCATTTTCCAGGAATCCTACAACAGATGGAGATGAAGAAAAACACAGCATTCAT GAAACAGAACGTCATTCTAGTCATCAGAGAAGTGAAAACATAACTTTTAGGGAGGCGTCCGAGAAG GCAGCCAGAGTCCTAGCCAAGCTACAAACAGGGGGAAGTGAAAAATGTGGGAAGGATGATGGAAGCATTAAAAGTAATTGCACGAATGATTGTTCCGGAAGTAAGAGAGTGAATAATGAGGGTGATTCTTCTGGAGGCTCAGTAGCTTTAACTCCACGCAAGGATGGTGCTAATGAAGAGGATAGAGAA GACCCATTGTTAAGATTACACTGCAAATTTAATCCAAAGAAAAAGGAACAAGAAGCTATAAATATGGTGATAGAAGATGAAATGAAAAAGCAACAAGAAGGACTGCAATTGCAAAGTACACGAGAAAGCACTGGCAGTAATGGAGGCAGTAATGGAAGTTCATCCAGTAAGGGTGACAATGAGTCAAACTCTATTGTGAAGTCTGAAATCCATTGGGAAAACCTTCAATTAAGAGAGGAGATTGGTCAAG GGTCTTACGCAGTTGTGTATCACGGAATATGGAATGGATCG GATGTTGCTGTCAAGGTTTACTTTGGGAATGGATACACAGAGGAGACCTTACATGACTACAAAAAAGAG ATTGATATAATGAAGAGACTAAGACACCCTAATGTATTACTTTTCATGGGAGCAGTATATTCGCAGGAAAGGCTTGCCATTGTAACAGAACTATTACCTAG GGGAAGCCTTTTCAAAATTCTTCACAGGAGTAATCAGCCACTAGATATCAGAAGGCTTTTAAGGATGGCTCTTGATGTT GCTAAAGGTATGAATTATCTTCATCATAGAAATCCACCCATTGTGCATAGAGACCTAAAGTCTTCTAATCTGCTTGTTGATAAAAACTGGACTGTCAAG GTTGGAGACTTTGGTTTGTCAAGGTTGAAGGATTCAACTTTATTGACTTCAAAAGGAAGAGGCACT CCTCAATGGATGGCCCCTGAAGTCCTACGAAATGAGCCTTCCAATGAAAA GTCGGATGTGTACAGTTTTGGTGTCATCCTCTGGGAACTAATGACTCAGTCCATTCCGTGGGAAAATTTGAATTCCTTACAG GTGGTTGGAGTAGTAGGATTTATGGATAGAAGACTTGAGCTTCCGGAAGGGCTTGATCCCCAAGTGGCATCAGTCATTCGTGACTGCTGGCAAAG TGACCCAGAACAACGCCCATCGTTTCAAGAGCTAATACAGAGAATGATGTTCCTTGTTAACAAAGTAAACGCAGTgtcaattaggagaaattcagaATCATAA
- the LOC112719614 gene encoding uncharacterized protein isoform X4: MRIAIPTTTTTSMAGDERQTSYRVLADRCRTLEEEQAKLREQFRQLLQEKEEEEEEVVVADSTLRFLSGNFFSDSPYASVLKCMGHAVHVYRASSGEIIYWNRSAETLYGWKDYEIIGQRVAKFLVTEECYESLQNILERLITGVPWSGKFPFKKRSGEVFVAIVTKTPLYEDGELVGIITVSSDAAVFNSMDSENRRSYQPGNNGKAGGQRINFKRIQWPPRPLIASSASKILLNRHPDDAFSRNPTTDGDEEKHSIHETERHSSHQRSENITFREASEKAARVLAKLQTGGSEKCGKDDGSIKSNCTNDCSGSKRVNNEGDSSGGSVALTPRKDGANEEDREDPLLRLHCKFNPKKKEQEAINMVIEDEMKKQQEGLQLQSTRESTGSNGGSNGSSSSKGDNESNSIVKSEIHWENLQLREEIGQGSYAVVYHGIWNGSDVAVKVYFGNGYTEETLHDYKKEIDIMKRLRHPNVLLFMGAVYSQERLAIVTELLPRGSLFKILHRSNQPLDIRRLLRMALDVAKGMNYLHHRNPPIVHRDLKSSNLLVDKNWTVKVGDFGLSRLKDSTLLTSKGRGTPQWMAPEVLRNEPSNEKSDVYSFGVILWELMTQSIPWENLNSLQVVGVVGFMDRRLELPEGLDPQVASVIRDCWQSDPEQRPSFQELIQRMMFLVNKVNAVSIRRNSES; the protein is encoded by the exons ATGCGCATCGCAATTCCAACGACGACGACGACTTCCATGGCCGGCGACGAGAGACAAACTTCTTACCGTGTTCTGGCGGATCGGTGTCGGACACTGGAGGAGGAACAAGCCAAGCTCAGGGAACAGTTCCGCCAACTCTTGCaggagaaggaagaggaagaagaagaagtggtggtTGCAGATTCAACGCTGCGTTTTCTTTCGGGGAACTTCTTCTCGGATAGTCCGTACGCTAGCGTGTTGAAATGCATGGGACACGCCGTTCATGTCTACAGAGCTTCCTCCGGTGAGATCATATATTG GAATCGTTCAGCAGAAACACTGTATGGATGGAAAGACTATGAAATCATTGGTCAAAGAGTTGCTAAGTTCCTTGTTACCGAAGAGTGTTATGAATCTCTGCAGAATATTCTAGAAAGATTGATCACAGGAGTTCCATGGTCTGGAAAGTTTCCTTTCAAGAAGAGATCTGGTGAAGTATTCGTAGCAATAGTGACTAAAACTCCTCTTTATGAGGATGGCGAGCTTGTTGGTATTATCACTGTTTCTAGTGATGCCGCTGTATTTAACTCAATGGATTCAGAAAATAGAAGAAGTTACCAACCTGGTAACAATGGCAAAGCTGGAGGACAGAGGATAAATTTCAAAAGAATTCAGTGGCCTCCACGACCGTTGATTGCATCATCT GCATCAAAGATTCTCCTAAATCGGCATCCGGATGATGCATTTTCCAGGAATCCTACAACAGATGGAGATGAAGAAAAACACAGCATTCAT GAAACAGAACGTCATTCTAGTCATCAGAGAAGTGAAAACATAACTTTTAGGGAGGCGTCCGAGAAG GCAGCCAGAGTCCTAGCCAAGCTACAAACAGGGGGAAGTGAAAAATGTGGGAAGGATGATGGAAGCATTAAAAGTAATTGCACGAATGATTGTTCCGGAAGTAAGAGAGTGAATAATGAGGGTGATTCTTCTGGAGGCTCAGTAGCTTTAACTCCACGCAAGGATGGTGCTAATGAAGAGGATAGAGAA GACCCATTGTTAAGATTACACTGCAAATTTAATCCAAAGAAAAAGGAACAAGAAGCTATAAATATGGTGATAGAAGATGAAATGAAAAAGCAACAAGAAGGACTGCAATTGCAAAGTACACGAGAAAGCACTGGCAGTAATGGAGGCAGTAATGGAAGTTCATCCAGTAAGGGTGACAATGAGTCAAACTCTATTGTGAAGTCTGAAATCCATTGGGAAAACCTTCAATTAAGAGAGGAGATTGGTCAAG GGTCTTACGCAGTTGTGTATCACGGAATATGGAATGGATCG GATGTTGCTGTCAAGGTTTACTTTGGGAATGGATACACAGAGGAGACCTTACATGACTACAAAAAAGAG ATTGATATAATGAAGAGACTAAGACACCCTAATGTATTACTTTTCATGGGAGCAGTATATTCGCAGGAAAGGCTTGCCATTGTAACAGAACTATTACCTAG GGGAAGCCTTTTCAAAATTCTTCACAGGAGTAATCAGCCACTAGATATCAGAAGGCTTTTAAGGATGGCTCTTGATGTT GCTAAAGGTATGAATTATCTTCATCATAGAAATCCACCCATTGTGCATAGAGACCTAAAGTCTTCTAATCTGCTTGTTGATAAAAACTGGACTGTCAAG GTTGGAGACTTTGGTTTGTCAAGGTTGAAGGATTCAACTTTATTGACTTCAAAAGGAAGAGGCACT CCTCAATGGATGGCCCCTGAAGTCCTACGAAATGAGCCTTCCAATGAAAA GTCGGATGTGTACAGTTTTGGTGTCATCCTCTGGGAACTAATGACTCAGTCCATTCCGTGGGAAAATTTGAATTCCTTACAG GTGGTTGGAGTAGTAGGATTTATGGATAGAAGACTTGAGCTTCCGGAAGGGCTTGATCCCCAAGTGGCATCAGTCATTCGTGACTGCTGGCAAAG TGACCCAGAACAACGCCCATCGTTTCAAGAGCTAATACAGAGAATGATGTTCCTTGTTAACAAAGTAAACGCAGTgtcaattaggagaaattcagaATCATAA
- the LOC112719614 gene encoding uncharacterized protein isoform X1 — MRIAIPTTTTTSMAGDERQTSYRVLADRCRTLEEEQAKLREQFRQLLQEKEEEEEEVVVADSTLRFLSGNFFSDSPYASVLKCMGHAVHVYRASSGEIIYWNRSAETLYGWKDYEIIGQRVAKFLVTEECYESLQNILERLITGVPWSGKFPFKKRSGEVFVAIVTKTPLYEDGELVGIITVSSDAAVFNSMDSENRRSYQPGNNGKAGGQRINFKRIQWPPRPLIASSVSNLASKILLNRHPDDAFSRNPTTDGDEEKHSIHETERHSSHQRSENITFREASEKVKSTIAARVLAKLQTGGSEKCGKDDGSIKSNCTNDCSGSKRVNNEGDSSGGSVALTPRKDGANEEDREDPLLRLHCKFNPKKKEQEAINMVIEDEMKKQQEGLQLQSTRESTGSNGGSNGSSSSKGDNESNSIVKSEIHWENLQLREEIGQGSYAVVYHGIWNGSDVAVKVYFGNGYTEETLHDYKKEIDIMKRLRHPNVLLFMGAVYSQERLAIVTELLPRGSLFKILHRSNQPLDIRRLLRMALDVAKGMNYLHHRNPPIVHRDLKSSNLLVDKNWTVKVGDFGLSRLKDSTLLTSKGRGTPQWMAPEVLRNEPSNEKSDVYSFGVILWELMTQSIPWENLNSLQVVGVVGFMDRRLELPEGLDPQVASVIRDCWQSDPEQRPSFQELIQRMMFLVNKVNAVSIRRNSES, encoded by the exons ATGCGCATCGCAATTCCAACGACGACGACGACTTCCATGGCCGGCGACGAGAGACAAACTTCTTACCGTGTTCTGGCGGATCGGTGTCGGACACTGGAGGAGGAACAAGCCAAGCTCAGGGAACAGTTCCGCCAACTCTTGCaggagaaggaagaggaagaagaagaagtggtggtTGCAGATTCAACGCTGCGTTTTCTTTCGGGGAACTTCTTCTCGGATAGTCCGTACGCTAGCGTGTTGAAATGCATGGGACACGCCGTTCATGTCTACAGAGCTTCCTCCGGTGAGATCATATATTG GAATCGTTCAGCAGAAACACTGTATGGATGGAAAGACTATGAAATCATTGGTCAAAGAGTTGCTAAGTTCCTTGTTACCGAAGAGTGTTATGAATCTCTGCAGAATATTCTAGAAAGATTGATCACAGGAGTTCCATGGTCTGGAAAGTTTCCTTTCAAGAAGAGATCTGGTGAAGTATTCGTAGCAATAGTGACTAAAACTCCTCTTTATGAGGATGGCGAGCTTGTTGGTATTATCACTGTTTCTAGTGATGCCGCTGTATTTAACTCAATGGATTCAGAAAATAGAAGAAGTTACCAACCTGGTAACAATGGCAAAGCTGGAGGACAGAGGATAAATTTCAAAAGAATTCAGTGGCCTCCACGACCGTTGATTGCATCATCTGTCTCTAATCTG GCATCAAAGATTCTCCTAAATCGGCATCCGGATGATGCATTTTCCAGGAATCCTACAACAGATGGAGATGAAGAAAAACACAGCATTCAT GAAACAGAACGTCATTCTAGTCATCAGAGAAGTGAAAACATAACTTTTAGGGAGGCGTCCGAGAAGGTTAAGTCTACTATT GCAGCCAGAGTCCTAGCCAAGCTACAAACAGGGGGAAGTGAAAAATGTGGGAAGGATGATGGAAGCATTAAAAGTAATTGCACGAATGATTGTTCCGGAAGTAAGAGAGTGAATAATGAGGGTGATTCTTCTGGAGGCTCAGTAGCTTTAACTCCACGCAAGGATGGTGCTAATGAAGAGGATAGAGAA GACCCATTGTTAAGATTACACTGCAAATTTAATCCAAAGAAAAAGGAACAAGAAGCTATAAATATGGTGATAGAAGATGAAATGAAAAAGCAACAAGAAGGACTGCAATTGCAAAGTACACGAGAAAGCACTGGCAGTAATGGAGGCAGTAATGGAAGTTCATCCAGTAAGGGTGACAATGAGTCAAACTCTATTGTGAAGTCTGAAATCCATTGGGAAAACCTTCAATTAAGAGAGGAGATTGGTCAAG GGTCTTACGCAGTTGTGTATCACGGAATATGGAATGGATCG GATGTTGCTGTCAAGGTTTACTTTGGGAATGGATACACAGAGGAGACCTTACATGACTACAAAAAAGAG ATTGATATAATGAAGAGACTAAGACACCCTAATGTATTACTTTTCATGGGAGCAGTATATTCGCAGGAAAGGCTTGCCATTGTAACAGAACTATTACCTAG GGGAAGCCTTTTCAAAATTCTTCACAGGAGTAATCAGCCACTAGATATCAGAAGGCTTTTAAGGATGGCTCTTGATGTT GCTAAAGGTATGAATTATCTTCATCATAGAAATCCACCCATTGTGCATAGAGACCTAAAGTCTTCTAATCTGCTTGTTGATAAAAACTGGACTGTCAAG GTTGGAGACTTTGGTTTGTCAAGGTTGAAGGATTCAACTTTATTGACTTCAAAAGGAAGAGGCACT CCTCAATGGATGGCCCCTGAAGTCCTACGAAATGAGCCTTCCAATGAAAA GTCGGATGTGTACAGTTTTGGTGTCATCCTCTGGGAACTAATGACTCAGTCCATTCCGTGGGAAAATTTGAATTCCTTACAG GTGGTTGGAGTAGTAGGATTTATGGATAGAAGACTTGAGCTTCCGGAAGGGCTTGATCCCCAAGTGGCATCAGTCATTCGTGACTGCTGGCAAAG TGACCCAGAACAACGCCCATCGTTTCAAGAGCTAATACAGAGAATGATGTTCCTTGTTAACAAAGTAAACGCAGTgtcaattaggagaaattcagaATCATAA
- the LOC112719614 gene encoding uncharacterized protein isoform X2 translates to MRIAIPTTTTTSMAGDERQTSYRVLADRCRTLEEEQAKLREQFRQLLQEKEEEEEEVVVADSTLRFLSGNFFSDSPYASVLKCMGHAVHVYRASSGEIIYWNRSAETLYGWKDYEIIGQRVAKFLVTEECYESLQNILERLITGVPWSGKFPFKKRSGEVFVAIVTKTPLYEDGELVGIITVSSDAAVFNSMDSENRRSYQPGNNGKAGGQRINFKRIQWPPRPLIASSASKILLNRHPDDAFSRNPTTDGDEEKHSIHETERHSSHQRSENITFREASEKVKSTIAARVLAKLQTGGSEKCGKDDGSIKSNCTNDCSGSKRVNNEGDSSGGSVALTPRKDGANEEDREDPLLRLHCKFNPKKKEQEAINMVIEDEMKKQQEGLQLQSTRESTGSNGGSNGSSSSKGDNESNSIVKSEIHWENLQLREEIGQGSYAVVYHGIWNGSDVAVKVYFGNGYTEETLHDYKKEIDIMKRLRHPNVLLFMGAVYSQERLAIVTELLPRGSLFKILHRSNQPLDIRRLLRMALDVAKGMNYLHHRNPPIVHRDLKSSNLLVDKNWTVKVGDFGLSRLKDSTLLTSKGRGTPQWMAPEVLRNEPSNEKSDVYSFGVILWELMTQSIPWENLNSLQVVGVVGFMDRRLELPEGLDPQVASVIRDCWQSDPEQRPSFQELIQRMMFLVNKVNAVSIRRNSES, encoded by the exons ATGCGCATCGCAATTCCAACGACGACGACGACTTCCATGGCCGGCGACGAGAGACAAACTTCTTACCGTGTTCTGGCGGATCGGTGTCGGACACTGGAGGAGGAACAAGCCAAGCTCAGGGAACAGTTCCGCCAACTCTTGCaggagaaggaagaggaagaagaagaagtggtggtTGCAGATTCAACGCTGCGTTTTCTTTCGGGGAACTTCTTCTCGGATAGTCCGTACGCTAGCGTGTTGAAATGCATGGGACACGCCGTTCATGTCTACAGAGCTTCCTCCGGTGAGATCATATATTG GAATCGTTCAGCAGAAACACTGTATGGATGGAAAGACTATGAAATCATTGGTCAAAGAGTTGCTAAGTTCCTTGTTACCGAAGAGTGTTATGAATCTCTGCAGAATATTCTAGAAAGATTGATCACAGGAGTTCCATGGTCTGGAAAGTTTCCTTTCAAGAAGAGATCTGGTGAAGTATTCGTAGCAATAGTGACTAAAACTCCTCTTTATGAGGATGGCGAGCTTGTTGGTATTATCACTGTTTCTAGTGATGCCGCTGTATTTAACTCAATGGATTCAGAAAATAGAAGAAGTTACCAACCTGGTAACAATGGCAAAGCTGGAGGACAGAGGATAAATTTCAAAAGAATTCAGTGGCCTCCACGACCGTTGATTGCATCATCT GCATCAAAGATTCTCCTAAATCGGCATCCGGATGATGCATTTTCCAGGAATCCTACAACAGATGGAGATGAAGAAAAACACAGCATTCAT GAAACAGAACGTCATTCTAGTCATCAGAGAAGTGAAAACATAACTTTTAGGGAGGCGTCCGAGAAGGTTAAGTCTACTATT GCAGCCAGAGTCCTAGCCAAGCTACAAACAGGGGGAAGTGAAAAATGTGGGAAGGATGATGGAAGCATTAAAAGTAATTGCACGAATGATTGTTCCGGAAGTAAGAGAGTGAATAATGAGGGTGATTCTTCTGGAGGCTCAGTAGCTTTAACTCCACGCAAGGATGGTGCTAATGAAGAGGATAGAGAA GACCCATTGTTAAGATTACACTGCAAATTTAATCCAAAGAAAAAGGAACAAGAAGCTATAAATATGGTGATAGAAGATGAAATGAAAAAGCAACAAGAAGGACTGCAATTGCAAAGTACACGAGAAAGCACTGGCAGTAATGGAGGCAGTAATGGAAGTTCATCCAGTAAGGGTGACAATGAGTCAAACTCTATTGTGAAGTCTGAAATCCATTGGGAAAACCTTCAATTAAGAGAGGAGATTGGTCAAG GGTCTTACGCAGTTGTGTATCACGGAATATGGAATGGATCG GATGTTGCTGTCAAGGTTTACTTTGGGAATGGATACACAGAGGAGACCTTACATGACTACAAAAAAGAG ATTGATATAATGAAGAGACTAAGACACCCTAATGTATTACTTTTCATGGGAGCAGTATATTCGCAGGAAAGGCTTGCCATTGTAACAGAACTATTACCTAG GGGAAGCCTTTTCAAAATTCTTCACAGGAGTAATCAGCCACTAGATATCAGAAGGCTTTTAAGGATGGCTCTTGATGTT GCTAAAGGTATGAATTATCTTCATCATAGAAATCCACCCATTGTGCATAGAGACCTAAAGTCTTCTAATCTGCTTGTTGATAAAAACTGGACTGTCAAG GTTGGAGACTTTGGTTTGTCAAGGTTGAAGGATTCAACTTTATTGACTTCAAAAGGAAGAGGCACT CCTCAATGGATGGCCCCTGAAGTCCTACGAAATGAGCCTTCCAATGAAAA GTCGGATGTGTACAGTTTTGGTGTCATCCTCTGGGAACTAATGACTCAGTCCATTCCGTGGGAAAATTTGAATTCCTTACAG GTGGTTGGAGTAGTAGGATTTATGGATAGAAGACTTGAGCTTCCGGAAGGGCTTGATCCCCAAGTGGCATCAGTCATTCGTGACTGCTGGCAAAG TGACCCAGAACAACGCCCATCGTTTCAAGAGCTAATACAGAGAATGATGTTCCTTGTTAACAAAGTAAACGCAGTgtcaattaggagaaattcagaATCATAA
- the LOC112719614 gene encoding uncharacterized protein isoform X11: MRIAIPTTTTTSMAGDERQTSYRVLADRCRTLEEEQAKLREQFRQLLQEKEEEEEEVVVADSTLRFLSGNFFSDSPYASVLKCMGHAVHVYRASSGEIIYWNRSAETLYGWKDYEIIGQRVAKFLVTEECYESLQNILERLITGVPWSGKFPFKKRSGEVFVAIVTKTPLYEDGELVGIITVSSDAAVFNSMDSENRRSYQPGNNGKAGGQRINFKRIQWPPRPLIASSVSNLASKILLNRHPDDAFSRNPTTDGDEEKHSIHETERHSSHQRSENITFREASEKVKSTIAARVLAKLQTGGSEKCGKDDGSIKSNCTNDCSGSKRVNNEGDSSGGSVALTPRKDGANEEDREDPLLRLHCKFNPKKKEQEAINMVIEDEMKKQQEGLQLQSTRESTGSNGGSNGSSSSKGDNESNSIVKSEIHWENLQLREEIGQGSYAVVYHGIWNGSDVAVKVYFGNGYTEETLHDYKKEIDIMKRLRHPNVLLFMGAVYSQERLAIVTELLPRGSLFKILHRSNQPLDIRRLLRMALDVAKGMNYLHHRNPPIVHRDLKSSNLLVDKNWTVKVGDFGLSRLKDSTLLTSKGRASMDGP, encoded by the exons ATGCGCATCGCAATTCCAACGACGACGACGACTTCCATGGCCGGCGACGAGAGACAAACTTCTTACCGTGTTCTGGCGGATCGGTGTCGGACACTGGAGGAGGAACAAGCCAAGCTCAGGGAACAGTTCCGCCAACTCTTGCaggagaaggaagaggaagaagaagaagtggtggtTGCAGATTCAACGCTGCGTTTTCTTTCGGGGAACTTCTTCTCGGATAGTCCGTACGCTAGCGTGTTGAAATGCATGGGACACGCCGTTCATGTCTACAGAGCTTCCTCCGGTGAGATCATATATTG GAATCGTTCAGCAGAAACACTGTATGGATGGAAAGACTATGAAATCATTGGTCAAAGAGTTGCTAAGTTCCTTGTTACCGAAGAGTGTTATGAATCTCTGCAGAATATTCTAGAAAGATTGATCACAGGAGTTCCATGGTCTGGAAAGTTTCCTTTCAAGAAGAGATCTGGTGAAGTATTCGTAGCAATAGTGACTAAAACTCCTCTTTATGAGGATGGCGAGCTTGTTGGTATTATCACTGTTTCTAGTGATGCCGCTGTATTTAACTCAATGGATTCAGAAAATAGAAGAAGTTACCAACCTGGTAACAATGGCAAAGCTGGAGGACAGAGGATAAATTTCAAAAGAATTCAGTGGCCTCCACGACCGTTGATTGCATCATCTGTCTCTAATCTG GCATCAAAGATTCTCCTAAATCGGCATCCGGATGATGCATTTTCCAGGAATCCTACAACAGATGGAGATGAAGAAAAACACAGCATTCAT GAAACAGAACGTCATTCTAGTCATCAGAGAAGTGAAAACATAACTTTTAGGGAGGCGTCCGAGAAGGTTAAGTCTACTATT GCAGCCAGAGTCCTAGCCAAGCTACAAACAGGGGGAAGTGAAAAATGTGGGAAGGATGATGGAAGCATTAAAAGTAATTGCACGAATGATTGTTCCGGAAGTAAGAGAGTGAATAATGAGGGTGATTCTTCTGGAGGCTCAGTAGCTTTAACTCCACGCAAGGATGGTGCTAATGAAGAGGATAGAGAA GACCCATTGTTAAGATTACACTGCAAATTTAATCCAAAGAAAAAGGAACAAGAAGCTATAAATATGGTGATAGAAGATGAAATGAAAAAGCAACAAGAAGGACTGCAATTGCAAAGTACACGAGAAAGCACTGGCAGTAATGGAGGCAGTAATGGAAGTTCATCCAGTAAGGGTGACAATGAGTCAAACTCTATTGTGAAGTCTGAAATCCATTGGGAAAACCTTCAATTAAGAGAGGAGATTGGTCAAG GGTCTTACGCAGTTGTGTATCACGGAATATGGAATGGATCG GATGTTGCTGTCAAGGTTTACTTTGGGAATGGATACACAGAGGAGACCTTACATGACTACAAAAAAGAG ATTGATATAATGAAGAGACTAAGACACCCTAATGTATTACTTTTCATGGGAGCAGTATATTCGCAGGAAAGGCTTGCCATTGTAACAGAACTATTACCTAG GGGAAGCCTTTTCAAAATTCTTCACAGGAGTAATCAGCCACTAGATATCAGAAGGCTTTTAAGGATGGCTCTTGATGTT GCTAAAGGTATGAATTATCTTCATCATAGAAATCCACCCATTGTGCATAGAGACCTAAAGTCTTCTAATCTGCTTGTTGATAAAAACTGGACTGTCAAG GTTGGAGACTTTGGTTTGTCAAGGTTGAAGGATTCAACTTTATTGACTTCAAAAGGAAGAG CCTCAATGGATGGCCCCTGA